One genomic region from Sphingobacterium multivorum encodes:
- a CDS encoding helix-turn-helix domain-containing protein — protein sequence MKRSYDFTLPREYEPVTSPLQRLTYPIRNAQERHWVSPTNCISEQIFDGRYGYLYYYEFWMERQETIPVYTAQGDLHLTYPLLSGSPLQQYHPEQNFVMDYVEGRGAYLYLAKGEYCFTVPRGHHILVGFILDAGLFRPPSNRHFSFLQHLVSAKKERSPRSDTSTTFAVDEVTKRHLRLLFSKINPHILDNEHTLLKHLIFLIQLSRFKLHTDHQERPIDQARNLLEIMIVHQGAKAKLSDIAEVLLKSRDHINEEHKKQYDCTFHDYRNQLLLALIASVIVGNDKLATTAEECGFSSINELHKFVKSQTGLTPLTFKQQQENAANDPSSENNSAEPSS from the coding sequence ATGAAAAGAAGCTATGACTTTACCCTACCCCGGGAATATGAACCAGTCACCTCCCCACTACAGCGTCTGACTTATCCCATTCGCAATGCGCAGGAGCGGCACTGGGTATCCCCTACCAACTGCATCAGCGAGCAGATTTTTGATGGCCGCTATGGCTATCTCTATTATTATGAATTTTGGATGGAGCGCCAAGAAACGATCCCGGTGTATACCGCACAGGGCGACCTGCATCTTACCTACCCTTTGTTGAGCGGCTCCCCCCTGCAGCAATACCATCCCGAACAAAACTTTGTGATGGACTATGTTGAGGGGCGGGGTGCTTACCTTTACCTGGCCAAGGGCGAATACTGCTTTACCGTACCCCGTGGACATCATATCCTGGTCGGGTTCATTTTGGATGCAGGACTTTTTCGGCCGCCCTCCAATCGACATTTTAGTTTTTTACAGCATCTGGTGAGCGCCAAGAAGGAACGGTCACCACGGTCGGATACCAGCACTACCTTTGCTGTGGACGAGGTGACCAAAAGGCATCTGCGGCTGCTTTTCAGCAAGATCAATCCCCATATTTTGGACAATGAGCATACACTGCTGAAACACCTGATCTTTCTGATCCAGCTGAGCCGATTTAAGCTGCATACGGATCATCAGGAAAGGCCGATCGACCAAGCACGCAATTTACTAGAAATCATGATTGTGCATCAGGGGGCAAAGGCCAAATTATCGGATATAGCAGAAGTACTGTTAAAATCCAGAGATCATATCAACGAAGAACATAAAAAACAGTATGATTGCACATTTCACGATTACCGCAACCAGCTGCTTCTGGCTCTTATTGCTTCCGTTATTGTGGGCAATGATAAGCTGGCTACCACTGCCGAAGAGTGTGGATTCAGCAGTATCAATGAGCTGCACAAATTTGTCAAGAGCCAGACGGGACTTACTCCGCTAACCTTTAAGCAACAGCAGGAAAATGCGGCCAATGACCCATCTTCTGAAAACAATTCTGCTGAGCCCTCCTCCTAG
- a CDS encoding MauE/DoxX family redox-associated membrane protein: MKENGKYRQHDGIAAANIVQGLRSRSWLGRKFTGAVSYSRKHPQEFVLQVLTYALLCLWIYVGSKKVFTYAEFRASMIRQPFADQYGIMLSYILPAVELATGILFIFEGTKRLGFWLTLILMLVFSGYVILALRDTWGNIPCDCILEFPISWKAHLWVNGLITIACIVALLLDRKIKISHQRKLMTKLGS, from the coding sequence ATGAAAGAAAACGGAAAATATAGACAGCATGATGGAATTGCAGCAGCGAATATAGTTCAAGGCCTGAGGTCACGTAGCTGGTTAGGGCGCAAATTCACCGGAGCGGTTTCTTATAGCAGAAAGCATCCCCAGGAATTTGTCTTGCAGGTATTGACCTATGCCTTGCTCTGTCTGTGGATCTATGTCGGGTCGAAAAAGGTATTCACCTACGCCGAATTCAGGGCATCCATGATCAGGCAGCCTTTTGCCGATCAGTATGGGATTATGCTGTCGTATATCCTGCCAGCTGTAGAATTGGCGACAGGCATCCTCTTTATTTTTGAAGGGACAAAAAGATTGGGATTCTGGTTAACCCTTATACTGATGCTTGTTTTTTCAGGCTATGTGATCCTTGCCTTGCGCGATACCTGGGGCAATATTCCCTGCGATTGTATACTCGAGTTTCCGATCAGCTGGAAAGCACATCTTTGGGTCAATGGCCTGATCACGATAGCATGTATTGTAGCCTTACTGCTTGATAGAAAGATAAAGATTTCGCATCAGAGGAAATTGATGACGAAGTTAGGTTCATAA
- a CDS encoding RagB/SusD family nutrient uptake outer membrane protein, giving the protein MKRLLSLLCLLFLWGCNPSFLDVKNNKSQLVPSTLTDFEMLLNKYPVMNTSTGNGLGIASSDEIAVDDNIWLALKKLQDKNAYVWSKNLFEGEDVPDWNNPYQTVLYANLVLDGLQKLKGKEQDESTRLKLEGYALFFRAKSFFTLAMHFAAPWGDTDNETFGIPLRLDYDPTLISKRATVTQTYAQIERDLLQALDQLPKQVPVLYLPGRACAMIMLARLYLVKSDFEKALTYASMALNEGYSLLDYNSIKPGASYTFPASGIGNKEFLLFENANQVEYFSKTKLTVPTSFVDLFDGNDLRKSYFFAKVGNLYQYKGSYLGSAALFTGIALDEAYLIKAECLVRLGKVNDGLKALGELLKYRYKPGTAPEYKDMTQEKALELVLLERRKELYLRGHRWYDLRRLNREDHLKTDLKRTVNGIEYLLPARDRRYTFPVPDEVVMKSDVLQFER; this is encoded by the coding sequence ATGAAAAGACTTTTGAGTTTACTTTGTCTATTATTTTTATGGGGCTGTAACCCCAGTTTTTTGGATGTAAAGAACAACAAATCGCAGCTAGTACCATCGACTTTGACCGATTTCGAAATGCTGCTCAATAAGTACCCGGTTATGAATACATCCACGGGAAATGGTCTCGGTATTGCCAGTAGTGATGAAATCGCTGTGGATGATAATATTTGGCTGGCACTGAAAAAGCTACAGGATAAAAATGCCTATGTCTGGAGTAAGAATCTTTTTGAAGGTGAGGATGTGCCCGATTGGAACAATCCATATCAGACGGTTTTATATGCTAACCTTGTACTCGATGGATTGCAAAAATTGAAAGGCAAAGAGCAGGATGAAAGCACGCGACTTAAACTCGAAGGCTACGCCCTGTTTTTTAGGGCGAAATCATTTTTTACTTTGGCAATGCATTTTGCTGCTCCTTGGGGCGATACCGACAATGAAACATTTGGAATCCCCTTGCGACTGGATTATGATCCGACTTTAATTTCTAAAAGGGCGACCGTAACGCAGACTTATGCACAGATTGAACGTGATTTGTTGCAAGCACTGGATCAATTGCCTAAACAGGTGCCCGTATTATACCTGCCCGGTCGGGCATGTGCAATGATCATGCTTGCTCGCCTATATCTGGTCAAAAGTGATTTTGAGAAAGCCTTGACCTATGCCAGCATGGCGTTAAACGAAGGGTATTCATTATTGGACTATAATAGTATTAAACCTGGCGCCAGCTATACTTTCCCGGCAAGTGGAATAGGTAATAAGGAGTTTTTACTTTTTGAAAATGCTAATCAAGTTGAATATTTTTCCAAAACAAAATTGACTGTTCCGACTTCGTTTGTAGATCTGTTCGATGGTAATGATCTGCGTAAAAGTTATTTCTTTGCCAAAGTTGGTAACCTGTATCAATATAAAGGATCGTACCTTGGTTCTGCTGCACTCTTTACAGGAATAGCGCTCGACGAAGCTTATCTGATCAAGGCAGAGTGCTTAGTGCGTTTGGGGAAAGTCAATGATGGATTAAAGGCCCTTGGTGAGTTGCTTAAATACCGATATAAACCAGGTACAGCACCCGAATATAAAGATATGACGCAGGAGAAGGCTTTGGAACTCGTGCTGTTGGAACGGCGGAAAGAATTGTATCTAAGAGGACATCGCTGGTACGATCTAAGAAGGCTCAATCGGGAAGACCATCTTAAGACGGATCTAAAGCGGACGGTGAATGGGATAGAATACCTTCTTCCGGCAAGGGATAGGAGATACACTTTTCCTGTTCCTGATGAAGTCGTTATGAAATCTGATGTGCTGCAATTTGAACGGTAA
- a CDS encoding SusC/RagA family TonB-linked outer membrane protein, with protein sequence MKTIFYFFILLSLPLLASAQQTRKIRVIDSNDRPIPNVNIRMIPQNKVLKTDDLGYFSFVQDGQKQIEASAIGYNRQVVSLLSDPAIAVIRLKATSVQLDEAIVNTGYYRTDKRNLPGSFVQIDQKLLQRNPSPNIIERLEGITSGLQFDRRTNFNENTNKPSLRLRGVVSIESSSEPLIILDNFPYTGDLNQINPDDIESITVLKDASAAAIWGAKAGNGVIVLTSKKGINNTPLKLTFSASSILKDRPDLFYNRNYIPSADRVDLEQKLFDRGFYNRANPTLLPGVAALNFKYKDGLIDLTTLEQQKEILRNRDVREQAQEHLYRMSWLQRYNLQLKAGGSNFNYMLSAGFDQNNLNIVGDRDRRYTLSLNTEYNLLKKLVLNTNIRLNMNQSIHNGYSLSDLNYTRNLDSYTTFVDGDGTALPINYRYLSSYVESAEKNGLLDWSFSPIKDRNQQDLNSTNRNLLLGTGLSYEIISGLNLSLKYQFQQGINTTRNLYKKDSYLVRDLVNRFTQADGTYVIPLGAILDQNNGSDQSYNWRGQLNYSRSFLKRHQINALAGAELSENKTIAEAGSRLYGYNSDNLSYQTSFDYTKYYPVRPEGSGLIPTNTATTLELTNRYISYYGNLNYVFDKMHTLSLSTRWDASNLFGVKTNQKGVPLWSIGINEDLKNFLKLTPNWISRLNLRASYGVTGNVVNKISALPTAYVATFVFPNSLPSATLSSAGNPSLKWERINILNLGLDFAVLNGRVRGTIDYYSKDGNDLIGESFLDPTTGIFTSNGVSNVDNRINYANMITKGLDLNLSANILQGNFRWDANLLWSYTTNKVTNYMANSAVKTSSFVSSPRPREGHSLDEIYAYPFGGLDPATGMLLTPRGDKDYTGYFNSISIDDLILIGRSFPPYQGSIRNTFAYKSFGLSFLVQWKNGFYFRRKSIDYAKLFQNSIGNIDYLDRWQKPGDENITIVPALPIDVNANRDSYYANVSPLVAKGDFIKLSDIRLDYNFAFKSVRGANMGLFVQYNGGLILYRSNKFGIDPDAVNSSYPIPNAYSIGIHFNY encoded by the coding sequence ATGAAAACTATTTTTTATTTTTTTATACTGCTATCGCTTCCATTGCTAGCGAGTGCACAGCAAACCCGAAAGATTAGGGTAATCGACAGCAACGATAGGCCTATCCCAAATGTTAATATTCGAATGATACCACAAAATAAGGTGTTAAAGACTGATGACCTTGGTTATTTTTCTTTTGTACAGGATGGGCAAAAGCAGATTGAAGCCTCTGCAATTGGATACAATAGGCAAGTAGTCTCCCTGCTGTCAGATCCCGCAATTGCTGTGATTCGCCTGAAAGCCACGTCGGTACAGCTTGATGAAGCCATCGTCAACACAGGATATTATCGTACGGATAAAAGAAATTTGCCGGGCTCCTTTGTACAGATCGATCAAAAGTTGCTGCAGCGCAATCCCTCTCCAAACATTATAGAGCGGCTGGAGGGTATTACCAGTGGGCTTCAATTTGACCGAAGGACAAATTTTAATGAGAACACCAATAAGCCGTCACTGCGACTGCGGGGTGTAGTCTCAATTGAATCTAGTTCGGAACCCTTGATTATTTTGGATAATTTTCCTTATACAGGGGATCTAAACCAGATCAACCCCGATGATATCGAAAGTATAACGGTACTCAAAGATGCTTCTGCGGCAGCAATCTGGGGAGCTAAAGCTGGTAATGGGGTGATCGTACTGACATCCAAAAAAGGTATTAATAATACACCTTTGAAGCTAACCTTTTCGGCAAGCAGTATCTTAAAGGATAGACCTGATTTATTTTACAATAGAAACTATATCCCCTCCGCAGATCGTGTTGATCTTGAACAAAAGCTCTTTGATCGGGGTTTTTACAACCGGGCTAATCCGACTTTACTGCCTGGTGTAGCCGCGCTCAATTTTAAATATAAGGATGGTCTGATTGATCTGACCACACTGGAACAACAGAAAGAGATCTTGCGGAATAGGGATGTACGCGAGCAGGCTCAAGAACACCTTTACCGGATGTCCTGGCTGCAGCGCTATAACCTCCAACTCAAGGCTGGTGGATCAAATTTCAATTATATGCTTTCTGCGGGCTTCGATCAAAACAATCTTAATATCGTAGGGGATCGGGATAGACGTTACACATTGTCGTTGAATACGGAATATAACCTGCTCAAAAAACTGGTGCTCAATACCAATATCCGGTTAAATATGAACCAGTCCATCCATAATGGTTACTCATTGAGTGATCTAAACTATACCCGCAATCTAGACAGTTATACGACCTTTGTGGATGGTGATGGGACAGCGCTTCCCATTAATTACCGCTACCTCTCTTCCTATGTTGAAAGCGCCGAGAAGAATGGCTTGCTCGACTGGTCTTTTAGTCCTATAAAAGATCGAAACCAGCAGGATCTGAATTCGACAAATCGGAATTTATTGTTAGGGACAGGCCTTTCTTATGAGATTATCTCGGGATTGAACTTATCGCTCAAATATCAATTTCAGCAAGGAATCAACACAACTCGTAACCTATATAAAAAGGATAGTTATTTGGTGCGTGATCTGGTAAACAGATTCACGCAAGCGGATGGTACTTATGTCATTCCCTTAGGTGCCATATTGGATCAGAACAATGGGAGCGACCAGTCGTACAACTGGCGTGGCCAGCTAAATTACAGCCGTAGTTTTCTGAAAAGACATCAGATCAACGCGTTGGCAGGAGCAGAGCTCTCCGAGAATAAGACCATTGCTGAAGCTGGAAGCCGTCTCTATGGTTATAACAGCGACAACCTGAGCTATCAAACAAGCTTCGATTATACAAAATACTATCCTGTACGCCCAGAGGGCAGCGGCTTGATCCCAACCAATACGGCTACAACGCTGGAATTGACAAATCGATATATCTCTTACTACGGCAATCTGAATTATGTATTTGATAAGATGCATACACTTAGCCTTAGTACCCGATGGGATGCCTCCAATTTATTTGGAGTTAAAACAAACCAAAAAGGTGTACCGCTGTGGTCTATCGGCATCAATGAGGACCTCAAAAATTTCCTAAAGTTAACGCCAAACTGGATCTCTAGGCTCAACCTGCGGGCTAGTTATGGAGTGACAGGAAATGTGGTCAACAAAATCAGTGCTTTGCCAACGGCTTATGTGGCGACTTTCGTCTTCCCAAATTCATTGCCGAGCGCTACTTTATCCAGTGCTGGAAATCCCAGTTTAAAGTGGGAGCGGATCAATATCCTTAATCTGGGACTTGACTTTGCTGTACTGAACGGAAGAGTGCGCGGAACGATTGATTATTATTCAAAGGATGGAAATGATCTAATCGGCGAATCTTTTTTGGACCCAACGACGGGAATCTTTACGTCAAATGGTGTGTCAAATGTTGACAATCGGATCAACTATGCCAATATGATCACCAAGGGGCTAGATCTGAATTTAAGCGCAAACATCCTGCAGGGCAATTTTAGATGGGATGCTAACCTGTTGTGGAGCTATACGACCAACAAGGTGACCAACTACATGGCAAACAGTGCTGTCAAAACGAGCAGCTTTGTATCTTCCCCGAGACCGCGGGAAGGGCATTCGTTGGATGAAATATACGCGTACCCTTTTGGCGGACTGGACCCGGCTACTGGAATGTTACTTACACCGCGTGGAGACAAGGATTATACGGGGTATTTTAATAGCATCTCGATAGACGACCTTATTTTAATAGGGCGTAGTTTTCCGCCATATCAGGGAAGTATACGCAATACATTTGCATATAAAAGCTTTGGTCTGAGCTTTTTGGTCCAATGGAAAAATGGCTTCTATTTTAGAAGGAAATCCATTGACTATGCGAAGCTTTTTCAAAATAGCATTGGCAATATCGACTACCTCGATCGTTGGCAAAAACCGGGGGATGAAAACATAACGATAGTGCCAGCTTTACCGATTGATGTAAATGCCAATCGGGATAGTTATTATGCAAATGTAAGTCCATTGGTGGCCAAAGGCGACTTTATCAAGCTCTCTGATATTCGGTTGGACTATAACTTCGCATTCAAAAGCGTGAGGGGTGCCAATATGGGGTTATTTGTGCAGTACAATGGTGGGTTGATCCTATACCGTTCCAATAAATTTGGCATCGATCCGGATGCTGTCAATTCAAGTTATCCCATTCCTAATGCATATTCGATAGGTATTCACTTTAATTATTAA